The Lemur catta isolate mLemCat1 chromosome X, mLemCat1.pri, whole genome shotgun sequence genome has a window encoding:
- the CENPVL1 gene encoding centromere protein V-like protein 1, whose product MGRVRNRATARRRRRKRPRDSPAACAAIAVMGASRPRCPRVQVGVGVGSQAAGRERAAAKRWRGRSRRKRWWRRVREARLKDLLSPGPPANPLAPAASPQELDLGAQRERWETFRRLRGLSCEGAAKVLLDTFEYPGLVYHTGGCHCGAVRFAAWAPADLRVLDCSCRLCKKKQHRHFLVPAARFTLLQGAESMVTYRCNTHPALHSFCRRCGVQSFHAAVSDPRVYGVAPHCLDAGTVRSVVVEEVHGGEQEEEATEEHKTTQNASTQAAPACAREKEQ is encoded by the coding sequence ATGGGCAGAGTGAGGAACCGCGCGACTGCTCGGCGGCGGAGGCGAAAGCGTCCCAGGGATTCTCCCGCCGCCTGCGCAGCCATCGCGGTCATGGGCGCCAGCCGCCCGCGGTGTCCCCGTGTCCaagtcggggtcggggtcgggagCCAAGCGGCCGGGAGGGAGCGGGCGGCGGCCAAGAGGTGGCGGGGAAGGTCGCGGCGGAAGCGCTGGTGGCGGAGGGTCCGCGAGGCCCGCCTCAAAGATCTGCTGTCCCCCGGGCCACCCGCGAACCCGCTGGCGCCCGCCGCGTCCCCCCAGGAGCTGGACCTGGGCGCGCAGCGCGAGCGCTGGGAGACGTTCAGGAGGCTGCGGGGCCTCAGCTGCGAGGGCGCCGCCAAGGTCCTGCTGGACACCTTCGAGTACCCGGGCTTGGTGTACCACACCGGGGGCTGCCACTGCGGCGCGGTGCGGTTTGCGGCCTGGGCCCCCGCAGACCTGCGCGTGCTGGATTGCAGCTGCAGGCTGTGCAAGAAGAAGCAGCACCGCCACTTCCTGGTCCCGGCCGCGCGCTTCACGCTCCTCCAGGGCGCGGAGAGCATGGTCACCTACCGATGCAACACGCACCCGGCGCTGCACAGCTTCTGCCGCAGGTGCGGGGTGCAGAGTTTCCACGCAGCTGTCTCTGACCCCCGGGTGTACGGCGTCGCCCCGCACTGCCTGGACGCCGGCACCGTGCGCAGCGTGGTCGTCGAGGAGGTCCACGGTGgcgagcaggaggaggaggccacCGAGGAGCACAAGACCACGCAGAACGCGTCCACCCAGGCAGCCCCTGCCTGTGCTCGGGAAAAGGAGCAGTGA